In Variovorax paradoxus, a single genomic region encodes these proteins:
- the gspI gene encoding type II secretion system minor pseudopilin GspI, protein MSRRLFHRRTSRNARSRGFTLIEVLIALGIVALALAAGSQATMSLTRNAQRQSDLVLADLCAENELAKARLARQMPAVGDSGSICAQAGLSFNVTTTTVPTLNPNFRRVDVQVRDEGNAPILRISTVVGRY, encoded by the coding sequence ATGAGCCGCAGGCTTTTTCATCGCCGCACCTCTCGCAATGCGCGCAGCCGCGGCTTCACGTTGATCGAAGTGCTGATCGCGCTCGGCATCGTCGCGCTCGCGCTGGCGGCCGGTTCGCAGGCCACGATGTCGCTCACGCGCAACGCGCAGCGCCAGTCCGACCTGGTGCTGGCCGACCTGTGCGCCGAAAACGAACTCGCCAAGGCCCGCCTGGCGCGCCAGATGCCGGCCGTGGGCGACTCGGGCTCGATCTGCGCGCAGGCCGGCCTGTCGTTCAACGTGACCACGACGACCGTGCCCACGCTCAACCCGAATTTCCGCCGCGTCGACGTGCAAGTGCGCGACGAGGGCAACGCGCCGATCCTGCGCATCTCGACCGTCGTCGGACGCTACTGA